CCATAGTGCTCGGCTACGAGCGGCTCGATAAACCGCCAGTGCTGGGATTCCTCCACCTGATCCTTGTGAAAGCTGGACTTGCAAAAAATCGTCAACACGCCGTTTTTCAGCTCGCCGCGCGTGCGTAAAAGGGCGATGGGCCCGTCCTCGCCACCGGCTTCGCGGTAGCGCTGCAGAAACCCATCCCACCCCGGCGCATATTGTTTGGCGACCGACGGAGTCAGGTCCGCGCTCACGGAATCTTGCACTTGCGATGCTGAAGGCGTCTCCACCTGCGGCGACTCCTCGCTGCCTGCGGCGGCGGGGTGGCCTGGCGGGGGCTCGTCCGAGGGAATGGCCGGCTGCGGTTCGGCCTGGGCAGATGGTTGCGCCTGCGGCTCTTGCATGGCGGGTTGCGGAGCAGACGACGGTTGCGGCGTTTGCGCAGATTGAGCCGGAGCAGGACGCGGCGCCTGGGCCGGTGCCGAAACGGACTTCGGGGTTTGCTCCGGAGCTGGGCGGCTCTGCGCTGTGGACGACGCGGTGCGCTGTCCCCCTGGAACAGGACGGCCGCCGGAAGACGGCGCACCCTGCGGCGCGGCGCCGCCCGGGGCGCCTGAACCACCCGAAGCGCCGGAACCTCCTGCGGCCGGAGTCGCGGGCAGGTTCTCCAGCGGTATTAGCCGCGGCAGGAACGCGAGGTTCACGAGCAGCAGCTCCAGGGCGAGGGCGGGCTCCAGACTGGTGAGTACGCGGCGCTGACCTTCGAGGGTCATCTGCCAGGCGGCGTGGATGTGGGCCAGCTCCAGCTTCTGCGCCCACTCCATCCAGCCTGCCGCTTCCTCCTCGGCCAGATCGAGCAGGGGCATGGCAGCCTCGCCCGACTGCTTGAGCAGGAAGAGCGTGCGCCACACGGCAACGAGCTCGCGCAGGAAGAAGCCGAGGTCCAGCCCCTGGTCCAGAATCTGACCGAGCACCCGGGAGACGCCCACGGGGTCCTGGGCGTGGATGGCCTCCAGCAGCTCGAAAAATATTTCCTGGCCGGCAAGGCCGAGCACCGAACGCACGTCCTCGGAGCGCAGCGGCCCCGAACCGAGAGCGATGACCTGGCCCATGAGGGACATGGAGTCCCGCACGCTGCCGGCGGCGCGTTTGGCGATGATCGCCAGGGCGGCCTCTTCGTACTCCACAGACTCCCTGTCCAGCACGCCTCGCAGGTGGTCCATGAGCCGTGGCGCGGGCAGCCGCTTGAACACGAAGTGCTGGCATCGGCTGACGATGGTGGCCGGGAACTTGTGCGATTCCGTGGTGGCGAGCACGAAGGTGACGTTGGGGGGCGGCTCTTCCAGCGTCTTGAGCAACGCGTTGAACGCTTCCTTGGTGAGCATGTGGGCTTCATCGATGATGAAGACCTTGTAGCGGCACTCCATGGGCGCGTAGCCGATATCCTCGCGCAGGCGGCGGGCGTCGTCTATGCCGCGGTTGGACGCGCCGTCGATCTCGATGACGTCCACGGCCGCGCCCTGGGTGATCTGGCGGCAGTTGACGCACTCGTTGCAGGGCTCCGCCGTAGGAGCCGTGACGCAGTTCACCGCCTTGGCGAAAATGCGCGCCAGGGTGGTCTTGCCCACGCCGCGCGTGCCGCTGAAAAGATAGGCCGGCGCGATGCGGTCCTCGAGCGCTGCCCGGGAAAGCACGGCCTTGACCGTCTCCTGGCCGGCGACCTCGTCGAAGCGCTGCGGCCTGTATTTTGCTGTGAGCGACTGGCTCATGAGCGATGGGTTAGCGCGATTCCAGTGAAAATGAAAGGCTGGTTTAACAAGCTGTCATGATTGAGCATGCAGGACCAATTGAAGGCCTGTTTCTTCGGCGCCGGATGTCTCTCCGGGAGCAGTACCCCCACACGAAGGGAGCCCGGCCCGCAGCATGGCGAACCGGGCCCCGAACAAAGCCAGCGCGCAGCCGGCTAGACTTCGTAGCGGTGCAGCCAGTGCTCGTATTTGGGGTTCTCGCCGCCCACGACCTTGAAGAACTCGGCCTGCAGGTGCTTGGCCACCTTGAAATCACCCTTGCCGATGCGCCGGCGGTCCAGCTCGCGGATGGGAGTCAGCTCCGCAGCGGTGCCGCAGAAAAACGCCTCATCAGCGGTGTACACTTCGTCGCGAGAGAACTGCTGCTCCACGACCTTGTAACCAAGATCCTCGGCCAGTTCCATGAGGCTGGCGCGAGTGATGCCTTCCAGGATGGAGGTCAGCGGCGTGGTCTTGATGACGCCCTTGCGCACGATGAAGATGTTCTCGCCGGTGGCCTCGGACACATAGCCGGCGGTGTCCAGCATCAGGCCCTCGTCGTAGCCGTCGGCCACGGCCTCGCGCTTGGCGAGCACGGAGTTCACATAGTTGCCGCAGACCTTGCCCTTGGTCATCATTACGTTGACGTGGTGGCGATTGAAGGACGACGTCCTCACGCGGATACCGTTCTCCAGGGCTTCTTCGCCAAGGTACGCGCCCCACGGCCAGGTAGCGATGATTGTCTGAATGGGGTTGGTCCCGGGATGCACGCCCATGGCGCCCGCGCCCACGAATGCCAGCGGACGGATGTAGCCTTCCGGCATCTTGTTGGCCTTGAGCGTCTCCACGATGGCGTCGACGATCTCATCCTCGTTGAACGGAATCTCCATCTGCACGATATGCGCGGACTGGAAAAGCCGCTCCACATGCTCCTTGAGGCGAAACACCGAGGACCCACCATCCTTGAGGCGGTAGGAACGGATGCCTTCGAACACGCCGAGTCCGTAATGGAGCGAGTGGGTGAGGACGTGGACATTGGCCTCGTCCCAGGGGACGAGCCTGCCGTCGAACCATATGGATTCCATCTTCTGGACCATGAGTGACTCCCTGAAATGTATTTAATGTAGGCGGAGAAAAATACGAGAGGCCGCCCCGCAAGTCAAGGATGCCGGGCGCTCCTGGCAGTTCGCTTCCGCAACACTGCCTGCTTTATTCCTTTTCCCCGTGGCTCGGGCGGAAAAGAACCTTGAACGGCGCATGCGGCAGGCCCAGCAGTTTGCGCAGCTGATTCTCCAGGTATTTGGCGTAGGAGTCCTTTACGCGTTCGGGATCGTTGACGAAAAACACGAAGGTGGGCGGATGCACAGCGGTCTGCGTCATATAGTAGAATTTGGCGCGCCTGCGCTTGACCACTGGCGCCTGATGGCGACGCAGGGCCTCGCCCATGGCGCGGTTGAGCACGCCGGTGGAGACGCGAGTGCCGGCTTCCTCGTGGATTGCTCTGGCCATAATGAGGATCCTGTCCACATTGTAGCCGTTGAGGGCCGAACCATTGATCTTGGGCACGTGCGGACAGATGGACAGGGCTGATTCCAGGTCCTTCACCAGCTTCTTGCGCGCTTCGGCCGGCACGAGGTCCATCTTGTTCAGAAATACGAGAAACGCGATCTTCTCCTTGTCCAGGTAGGAGATGAGCTTCTTGTCCTGCTGGGCAACACCGCCCACGGCGTCTATGACCAGCACGGCCACGTCCGCCTTGCGCGCGGACTTGAGCGCGGACTGCACCGAAAACTGCTCCACCTCGTCCGTGATCTTGGTGCGGCGGCGCACGCCGGCCGTGTCCACGAAGGTGAACCGCCACACCTCATCGGCTGCGCCTTCCTGTGGCTCAAAATCCTCAGTGGTTTCGACTTTTTTCCGGGAGTGCTTGCCGCCTTTGCCGCCTCTGAGCTTTGCGGCCGGTATGTCCGCCACCACGTCCACGCTGTCGCGCGTGGTGCCGGCCAGTTCACTGACGATCATGCGGTCCTCGCCCACGATGCGGTTGACCAGGGACGACTTGCCGGCATTGGGCCGACCGAGCATGGCGATGCGCAGGCCCTTGCGCACTCCGGAGTCTTCGGCCTCGGATTCCTCCACCGTCCTTTCTTCGGGCAGACGTTCGCGGATGGTATCCAGGAGTCCGTTCATGTTCATGCCGTGTGCTGCGGAAACGGCTATGAGGTCGAGCCCCAGGGCATAAAATTCTGCGAGCAGTTCATCTTCGCGCTCCTCGCCGTCCACCTTGTTCACGACAAGCAGCACCGATTTGCCCGAGCCGCGCAAATGATCCGCCAGCCTGGCGTCCAGCGGCGAGAGCCCTTCGCGACCGTCGACCACGAGCACAAGCACGTCGGCTTCTTCAACAGCGATACGCGCCTGCTCATACACCTCGGCCTCGAAGCCCTTGAGCCCTTCCGGGCCTTTGGCGTCCCAGCGCACGGATTCGCCGGCGTCGTCCAGTGCGAAGCCGCCAGTATCCACCAGGCCGAAGGGGCGGCCGTCCCTGCGCCGCACCTCGCCGTACATGCGGTCGCGGGTCACGCCGGGCCGGTCGTGGGTGATGGCGCGGTTCTTCCCGACCATGCGGTTGAACATGGTGGACTTGCCGACATTGGGCCGGCCGATGAGCGCGACGAGTGGTAGGGTCTGCATAGAAAATCCATCTATCACAAACGCCGCCCCCCTGTCTTTCGTGGACAGTGAGAGCGACGCCTGGGTGATTGATTGTGTAGAATGAGGGTTCCACCCTCACAACCCGCCAGGGAGCTATGCTCCCTGAACCTTAACAGGTGTGGAGGGGATTGGTGATCCCCTGGCCGCCGGAGGCATTGTTACAATATAATCTTACAGTCCGGCTTCTTCAAAAGCCTTTTGTATGGACTCTGAGTACGGAGCTTTGAGCACGCCGCGTTCGGTGATGATGGCCGTAATGAGTTCGTTGGGCGTGGGATCGAAGGCGAAGTTGTAGACCGGCACATCGGTCGGGCATATCTGCACATCGCCCACGTGAGTCACCTCGCGGGGCGTGCGGTCCTCGATGGGCACGTCGTCGCCCGTGGGGGTGTCGCGGTCAATGGTGGAAAGCGGCGCCGCCACGTAGAACGGGATGCCGTGCTGCCTGGCCAGCACAGCCACGCCGTAGGTGCCGATCTTGTTCACGGCGTCGCCGTTGGCCGTGATGCGGTCCGCGCCCACCACCACGCGCTGGACCATGCCCTTTTTCATGAGCAGGGCGCAGGCGTTGTCGCAGGCGATGGTTACCGGAATGCCGTCCTTGTGCAGTTCGTACGCCGTGAGCCGCGCACCCTGCAGGAACGGCCGCGTCTCGTTGGCGATGACGTGGATATTCTTGCCCTGCTCGATGGCGCCGCGGATGACGCCGAGAGCGGTCCCGTAACCGGCCGTCGCCAGCGCACCGGCGTTGCAGTGGGTCATCACCGAGTCACCGTCCTCGAACAACGCGCCGCCGAACCGGCCGATGGCCTTGCAGCTCTCGATGTCGTCCTGCTGGATCTGCCGGGCCATTTCAAGCCACACCGCAGCGACATCGTCCAGCGAGGCTTCGGGCATACCGTCCCAGGTGTCCTTCAGCCGGACCACGGCCCAGCGCAGGTTCACCGCCGTGGGGCGGGCATCGGCGATGATCTCCAGCTTGGTTTCGAGCTTCTTTTTCCAGTCGCCCTCCCCGCCTGTCTCGGCGAGCACTTCCAGGGCCGCGAGATGGCACCCGTACGCCGCCGTAACGCCGATGGCCGGGGCGCCGCGCACGACCATGGTCTGCAGCGCGTACACAATGTCCTCGGTGGTGCGGCACTCGAAGGTCTCCTCCCTGCAGGGCAGGAGCCGCTGATCGAGCAGTTTCAGAGCCTTGGCCGCGTCGTCGTACTGGATGTGGTCGGTCATGATCTCGTCTTTGGTTGGCGGTTCACGGTGCAGGGACCATGGGCCCTGGCCCCCTTTCTGGGCGGTTTTGCTGGCGCGGAACGCGTCATTAAAGCCGCCAGAAATCGGGGGTAAGGGAGCCGTGCTCCCTTGCGGGCTCCGGGGCAGCCCCCGGAGGAAAGAAACTAATCGAGCTCGTACTCGTCGCGCCAGTCACCCTTTTCCTGCCATTCAGGCTGGGCGGATTTTTCAAGCAGGTGGTTGCCGAGCACGAGATAGTCCATCTCAGTACGCATGAAGCATCGGTAGGCGTCTTCCGGCGTGCAGACGATGGGTTCGCCGCGGACGTTGAAAGAGGTGTTGACCACGAGCGGGCAGCCGGTGAGCTCATGGAACGCGCTGATGAGCTTGTGGTAGTCCGGGTTCGTCTCCCGGTGGACCGTCTGGATGCGTGCGGAAAAGTCCACGTGGGTCACGGCCGGGATGTCCGAGCGCTGGATGTAGAGCCGGTCGTAGAGCGGCAGCTCGTTGTAGTTCGCGGGCAACGGCTTGCAGTGGGGCTCGGTCACCTGCGCCACCACGAGCATGTAGGGCGAAGGCGTGCCGTCCAGCTCGAACCATTCGCTCGCATGCTCGGCCAGCACCGAGGGGGCGAAGGGCCGGAATCCCTCGCGGTACTTGATCTTGAGGTTGAGTTTCTTCTGCGTCTCCGGATCGCGGGGGTCGCCCAGGATGGAGCGATTGCCCAGAGCGCGGGGGCCCCACTCCATGCGGCCGCGATACCAGCCCACGGCGGCGCCTTCGGCGATCTTGCCGGCCACGGTGGCGCACAACTCGGAGAAGTCGTCGAACTTCTGCGCCGGGGCGGAGTGTTTGCGCAGAGTGCGCATGACGTACCCTTCGCCGTAGATCGGACCGAGATAGGAGCCCTGCATGGAGTCGGGCTTCTCGGGCGTGGCCCTCTCGGCGCCGTAGGCGATGTGCCATGCGGCCAATGCAGCGCCGAGGGCGCCGCCAGCATCGCCGGCTGCCGGCTGTATCCAGATGTCGTCGAAGATCTTTTCGCGGATGAGCTTGCCGTTGGCCACACAGTTGAGGGCCACGCCGCCGGCCATGACAAGGTTGCCGGAGCCTGTCAGTTCGCGGGCTGATCGGGCGAGGCGGTCCATGACCTCCTCGGTGACCTGCTGGATGGCCAGGGCCATGTCCATGTACTCCTGGCCGATCTCGTCACTTTCAGGCTTGCGTTTCGGCACGCCGAAGAGCTTTTCCCAGCGGGTGTCGCAGCACATGGTCAGGCCCGTGGCGAAGTCGAAATAACGCATGTTCAGCAGCAGCGAGCCGTCCGGCCTGAGGTCGATGAGCTCGTCCAGGATCAACTCGCGCCAGCGTTGCGTACGCTCGGAATCCGGGTTCCCATACGGCGCCAGACCCATGAGCTTGTACTCGCCGGAGTTGACCTTGAAACCCGTGTAGTAGGTGAAGGCCGAGTACAGGAGGCCGAGGGAGTGCGGGAAGTCGAGCTGCTTTTCGATGGTAATGTCCTTGCCGCGGCCATGGGCGATGGTCGTGGTGGCCCACTCGCCAACGCCGTCCACGGTAAGCACGGCCGCATCCTCGAAGGGCGAGGGGTAGAACGCGCTCGCCACGTGGGAGAGGTGGTGCTCCGGAAAAAGGAACGGCGGGTGCCCGGGCCCGATGTCCTCCAGCTCGTCGCGCAAGGTCTTC
Above is a genomic segment from Oceanidesulfovibrio indonesiensis containing:
- a CDS encoding ribosome biogenesis GTPase Der; the encoded protein is MQTLPLVALIGRPNVGKSTMFNRMVGKNRAITHDRPGVTRDRMYGEVRRRDGRPFGLVDTGGFALDDAGESVRWDAKGPEGLKGFEAEVYEQARIAVEEADVLVLVVDGREGLSPLDARLADHLRGSGKSVLLVVNKVDGEEREDELLAEFYALGLDLIAVSAAHGMNMNGLLDTIRERLPEERTVEESEAEDSGVRKGLRIAMLGRPNAGKSSLVNRIVGEDRMIVSELAGTTRDSVDVVADIPAAKLRGGKGGKHSRKKVETTEDFEPQEGAADEVWRFTFVDTAGVRRRTKITDEVEQFSVQSALKSARKADVAVLVIDAVGGVAQQDKKLISYLDKEKIAFLVFLNKMDLVPAEARKKLVKDLESALSICPHVPKINGSALNGYNVDRILIMARAIHEEAGTRVSTGVLNRAMGEALRRHQAPVVKRRRAKFYYMTQTAVHPPTFVFFVNDPERVKDSYAKYLENQLRKLLGLPHAPFKVLFRPSHGEKE
- a CDS encoding branched-chain amino acid transaminase, producing the protein MVQKMESIWFDGRLVPWDEANVHVLTHSLHYGLGVFEGIRSYRLKDGGSSVFRLKEHVERLFQSAHIVQMEIPFNEDEIVDAIVETLKANKMPEGYIRPLAFVGAGAMGVHPGTNPIQTIIATWPWGAYLGEEALENGIRVRTSSFNRHHVNVMMTKGKVCGNYVNSVLAKREAVADGYDEGLMLDTAGYVSEATGENIFIVRKGVIKTTPLTSILEGITRASLMELAEDLGYKVVEQQFSRDEVYTADEAFFCGTAAELTPIRELDRRRIGKGDFKVAKHLQAEFFKVVGGENPKYEHWLHRYEV
- the dnaX gene encoding DNA polymerase III subunit gamma/tau, which gives rise to MSQSLTAKYRPQRFDEVAGQETVKAVLSRAALEDRIAPAYLFSGTRGVGKTTLARIFAKAVNCVTAPTAEPCNECVNCRQITQGAAVDVIEIDGASNRGIDDARRLREDIGYAPMECRYKVFIIDEAHMLTKEAFNALLKTLEEPPPNVTFVLATTESHKFPATIVSRCQHFVFKRLPAPRLMDHLRGVLDRESVEYEEAALAIIAKRAAGSVRDSMSLMGQVIALGSGPLRSEDVRSVLGLAGQEIFFELLEAIHAQDPVGVSRVLGQILDQGLDLGFFLRELVAVWRTLFLLKQSGEAAMPLLDLAEEEAAGWMEWAQKLELAHIHAAWQMTLEGQRRVLTSLEPALALELLLVNLAFLPRLIPLENLPATPAAGGSGASGGSGAPGGAAPQGAPSSGGRPVPGGQRTASSTAQSRPAPEQTPKSVSAPAQAPRPAPAQSAQTPQPSSAPQPAMQEPQAQPSAQAEPQPAIPSDEPPPGHPAAAGSEESPQVETPSASQVQDSVSADLTPSVAKQYAPGWDGFLQRYREAGGEDGPIALLRTRGELKNGVLTIFCKSSFHKDQVEESQHWRFIEPLVAEHYGPNVRIEAVSETGEFIRHKELLDDVRSRPLVQGVIEEFDAQFVSCYSVRSSQEPGGPSANGSLEG
- a CDS encoding carbamoyltransferase family protein; amino-acid sequence: MADAILGISAFYHDSAAALLLDGEIIAAAHEERFTRKKHDQSFPRHAVKYVLNEAGLTPGDLRAVAFYDKPYLKFERLLETYHAYAPKGLTSFLSSMPVWIKEKLFMKKTLRDELEDIGPGHPPFLFPEHHLSHVASAFYPSPFEDAAVLTVDGVGEWATTTIAHGRGKDITIEKQLDFPHSLGLLYSAFTYYTGFKVNSGEYKLMGLAPYGNPDSERTQRWRELILDELIDLRPDGSLLLNMRYFDFATGLTMCCDTRWEKLFGVPKRKPESDEIGQEYMDMALAIQQVTEEVMDRLARSARELTGSGNLVMAGGVALNCVANGKLIREKIFDDIWIQPAAGDAGGALGAALAAWHIAYGAERATPEKPDSMQGSYLGPIYGEGYVMRTLRKHSAPAQKFDDFSELCATVAGKIAEGAAVGWYRGRMEWGPRALGNRSILGDPRDPETQKKLNLKIKYREGFRPFAPSVLAEHASEWFELDGTPSPYMLVVAQVTEPHCKPLPANYNELPLYDRLYIQRSDIPAVTHVDFSARIQTVHRETNPDYHKLISAFHELTGCPLVVNTSFNVRGEPIVCTPEDAYRCFMRTEMDYLVLGNHLLEKSAQPEWQEKGDWRDEYELD
- the mtnA gene encoding S-methyl-5-thioribose-1-phosphate isomerase, giving the protein MTDHIQYDDAAKALKLLDQRLLPCREETFECRTTEDIVYALQTMVVRGAPAIGVTAAYGCHLAALEVLAETGGEGDWKKKLETKLEIIADARPTAVNLRWAVVRLKDTWDGMPEASLDDVAAVWLEMARQIQQDDIESCKAIGRFGGALFEDGDSVMTHCNAGALATAGYGTALGVIRGAIEQGKNIHVIANETRPFLQGARLTAYELHKDGIPVTIACDNACALLMKKGMVQRVVVGADRITANGDAVNKIGTYGVAVLARQHGIPFYVAAPLSTIDRDTPTGDDVPIEDRTPREVTHVGDVQICPTDVPVYNFAFDPTPNELITAIITERGVLKAPYSESIQKAFEEAGL